The nucleotide window CCAGTTCCGCGGCGCATCAGAATGATTACGGATTCCTTGGCAGCCACTACGCCACCGTGTCGGGCGGCAGGCAAATCCACAGTTGCCTCGCCGGTCATTTGCGACGAAACCAAAAAGAAAATCAACAGCAGAAAAACGATATCGATCATCGGTGTGATATCGATTTCATTATCTAGCTCGACGGCGCGGGGGCGCCAGAAGTCGGTATCGACTTCGATCTCCTGGTCGGCAGTGGGTGTTGATTCCGCCATACAAGCCTCATTCACGGCGACCGCCCGCTCGGCGAACAGTCATCTAGGTAGTGACGATTACGCCGAACGATCAAGTCCCAGCCGTTTCAGTCCCACCCGAAACGCCTCCAGGAAGCGCGTCACACCAGCGCCAACCAATTCCTCCATGTGCCGCAAGCGATTGTTGACTGCATTGAGCGCCATGACCAACGGGATCGCGATGGAAAGGCCGATTGCCGTGGTATACAGCGCGACATTGATGTC belongs to Pirellulaceae bacterium and includes:
- a CDS encoding biopolymer transporter ExbD, which translates into the protein MAESTPTADQEIEVDTDFWRPRAVELDNEIDITPMIDIVFLLLIFFLVSSQMTGEATVDLPAARHGGVVAAKESVIILMRRGTGEQAEVLQLDGTQFSADLEQQQSEIAEYVAGGLDSGKKHVIIRAEGSVRHGEIGRVSRAIAESLPEGEMIHIAVIEQG